The following are encoded in a window of Sebastes umbrosus isolate fSebUmb1 chromosome 7, fSebUmb1.pri, whole genome shotgun sequence genomic DNA:
- the linc.pou2af1 gene encoding colorectal cancer associated 2 — protein sequence MCDNPRVYQGVRVKTTVKELLQRLRAREANSKTVKTIVSQACSDLQDLCASTFPSRYVDPPPPPPAISPADSSSCGARGLQLRAASFPVADSSCNMQESAFHDIQQQFGDMMLPSNGYSGNNNNTTGSASSYNTSLPPPPSFPLPWCHGLSSDADYYGHGMAPCSSPESLQLCNPMDHNSYSPQDSFSSSSSSCYDSPTRMESSYYGFPSEHYHYQHCNLQDCHCLSHCWPGQQESFSAPEYAPYYNPTDYPYTCPVVEENYFKRDLQMSSEMCYNVL from the exons ATGTGTG ATAATCCCAGGGTGTACCAGGGCGTCCGAGTGAAGACCACGGTCAAAGAGCTGCTGCAGAGGCTCAGAGCCCGGGAggcaaacagtaaaacagtgaaAACG ATTGTATCCCAGGCATGCTCGGATCTTCAGGATCTTTGCGCGTCCACTTTTCCAA GTCGCTATGtggaccctcctcctcctcctcctgccatTTCGCCAGCGGACTCGAGCAGCTGTGGCGCGCGAGGCTTACAGCTGCGCGCCGCCTCGTTCCCAGTCGCTGACAGCTCGTGCAACATGCAGGAGAGCGCCTTCCACGACATCCAGCAGCAGTTCGGGGACATGATGTTGCCAAGCAACGGCTACagtggcaacaacaacaacaccaccggCAGCGCGAGCAGCTACAATACCTCCCTGCCCCCCCCTCCCAGCTTCCCGCTGCCATGGTGCCATGGACTCTCCTCTGACGCGGACTACTATGGCCATGGGATG GCTCCCTGTTCCTCGCCTGAGTCGCTGCAGCTCTGCAACCCCATGGATCACAACAGCTACTCGCCGCAGgactctttctcctcctcctcctcctcctgctacGACTCACCCACCAGGATGGAGTCCAGCTACTACGGCTTCCCCTCAGAGCACTACCACTATCAGCACTGCAACCTCCAGGACTGTCACTGCCTGTCCCACTGCTGGCCAGGCCAGCAGGAGAGCTTCTCTGCCCCTGAATATGCACCTTACTACAACCCCACAGACTATCCATACACCTGTCCCGTGGTGGAAGAGAACTATTTCAAGAGGGATTTGCAGATGAGCTCCGAAATGTGTTACAATGTACTATGA
- the si:ch211-213d14.1 gene encoding uncharacterized protein C11orf53 homolog, whose amino-acid sequence MYNSIMDTEYSKRVYQGVRVKHTVKDLLAEKRSRQTNGPRYSGGSTTPPSFVQMPGSHMLPSYYGMRRPFISDSDFCQSTKQFSPDVYSPTLGGKPLGCDPSAMTSYSSFIDSYYPETFGDYRSAAAFSSSGGSFLPSSALSSLLPPFGGESSHLFLRDSWEQSVPEPVSQVEALCPDSLASVSVPPSMPSPEPPGSPSQYRSPSRGSSMGPVSSSQAYTLHSLEEAHYHPLTTSSSYPTASTSFPCPSYMSTPISDLVSKMVTEEAADGHAGLPPNGEAHSSWAKEDGVSSWSPYEIRRAY is encoded by the exons ATGTACAACAGCATCATGGACACAG AATATTCCAAGAGAGTGTACCAAGGCGTTCGGGTGAAGCACACAGTCAAAGACCTGCTGGCGGAGAAGCGATCCCGACAGACAAACGGGCCCAGATACAGC GGAGGATCGACCACTCCGCCTTCATTTGTCCAGATGCCAG GGTCTCACATGCTGCCTAGCTACTACGGCATGAGGCGTCCCTTCATCTCAGACTCAGACTTCTGCCAGTCCACCAAGCAGTTCTCCCCTGACGTCTATTCGCCTACGCTGGGTGGTAAACCTCTGGGCTGCGACCCCTCCGCCATGACCAGCTACTCCTCCTTCATTGACAGCTACTACCCTGAGACCTTCGGTGATTACCGCAGCGCCGCTGCCTTCTCCAGCTCCGGAGGATCCTTCCTGCCCTCGTCGGCCCTCTCATCCCTGCTGCCTCCCTTTGGTGGAGAGTCCTCACATTTATTTCTG AGAGACTCATGGGAGCAGTCAGTTCCAGAGCCGGTGTCCCAGGTGGAGGCTCTGTGTCCAGACAGCCTAGCCTCCGTCAGTGTCCCGCCCTCCATGCCCAGCCCAGAACCCCCTGGGAGCCCCTCCCAGTACCGCTCCCCCAGCCGAGGCTCCTCCATGGGGCCCGTGTCCAGCAGCCAGGCCTACACCCTGCACTCCTTGGAGGAAGCCCACTACCACCCTTTAACCACCAGCAGCTCTTACCCGACCGCCTCCACCTCTTTCCCCTGCCCCTCCTACATGAGCACTCCCATCAGCGACCTGGTgtccaagatggtgacagaggAGGCGGCCGACGGCCACGCCGGCCTCCCACCCAACGGCGAGGCTCACTCGTCCTGGGCCAAAGAGGACGGAGTGAGCTCCTGGTCGCCCTACGAGATCAGGAGGGCCTACTGA